Proteins from a genomic interval of Triplophysa rosa unplaced genomic scaffold, Trosa_1v2 scaffold121_ERROPOS432379, whole genome shotgun sequence:
- the LOC130549472 gene encoding acidic leucine-rich nuclear phosphoprotein 32 family member B-like, with protein sequence MAILIPALCSNPSHLKELNLSQNEIKDAGVDHLCDLLKHCKLEKLELNGCSITDVSCLAETPAVRCLEVLDLSNNNLGNSEKKLREMLKDSKSELRLESQGWISWFFSRKSGLTTQGDEPPSSDEQPSEEEDEGTSSQKKTVTEREAADLSQDPTDDATDEDDDDDAEYQSEDQTKDQADACAGHQW encoded by the exons ATGGCCATCCTGATTCCAGCTCTGTGTTCAAACCCATCACACCTGAAAGAGCTGAACCTCAGTCAGAATGAAATCAAAGACGCTGGAGTCGATCATTTATGTGATCTACTGAAACACTGCAAACTGGAGAAACTGGA ACTGAATGGCTGTAGCATTACAGATGTTTCATGTTTGGCTGAGACACCAGCAGTGAGATGTCTAGAGGTTCTTGACCTGAGTAACAATAATCTAGGAAACTCAGAGAAGAAGCTGCGCGAGATGCTAAAAGACTCTAAAAGTGAACTGAG ACTAGAGAGTCAAGGTTGGATCTCATGGTTCTTTTCTCGAAAGTCTGGACTAACAACACAGGGGGATGAACCACCATCATCAGATGAGCAACCTTCAGAAGAGGAAGATGAGGGCACGTCCTCTCAAAAGA AAAcagtgacagagagagaagcAGCAGACCTATCACAAGATCCCACTGATGATGCtactgatgaagatgatgatgatgatgctgaGTATCAGAGTGAAG ATCAAACAAAGGATCAAGCAGACGCATGCGCAGGGCACCAGTGGTGA